A stretch of DNA from Rickettsia hoogstraalii:
GCAGGAGCAGTACCTATATATTATGCAGATAAAAGTTATATTAAAGATATAAATCCTAATGCAGTAATATTTGCTAAAGATTACTCAGAAGAAGATTTATATAATTATATTATTTCTGTTGATAAAGATGATGAAAAATATTGTAAGATATATAACAATAAGATTGTACCGACTTCAGAAAATAATTACATCGCAGTAAAAGAAAAATTAAGAAAAAAATTATTACCTTTATTAAATAATCTATAATGCGACAAATTAAAAAATATTTTTTTATAATATCAATTATAATTATTTGTTTATTATTGATTTTCATATTTTTAAAAACTTATCAAATAGGCTCTGCTCCACTTGAAGAAAAAGATATTAAAATTTTTATAGTAAATCTAGATCGCAGCACTGATAGATATAACAATATTAGTAAACAATTCGACAATAATAATTTATCCTATGAAAGGTTTAGTGCAGTAGACGGTTATAATTTATCTATAACAGATACAGCGGGAAAAAGATTTACCGGCTTAGATGTAAAAAATAACCCTGCTCTTTTATCCCTTGATAATGGTTATACTGTACTTTGTCCTTCAGAAAATATAAATTATTTTTCCGATAGCAAAATATTAAATCATAATTTAACGGCAGGTGAACTAGGTTGTTATTGTAGCCATAGAGAAATTTGGCTTAAAATGGTTAGAGAAAATATACCTTATGCCCTAATAATAGAAGATGATGCTATACTAAATGACGATTTCCGTAATAAATTTTTAACAATGCTTAAGCATTTACCTACCGACTGGGATTTAATTTATTTGTTCTTGTCACATTCTAAAAACAAAATATTTTATAATATTTACAATAATCCGTATTTAAAGAAGATAGGTCATGGTGGTTACTTTAATACAACTACAGGTTATTTAATACACTTAAAAGCTGCTCAAAAACTTCTTGAATATAGCAAAAACTTTACTTTAGAGATTGATAATGTAATGTACCAAGCTTTTATACATAGCGAAGTGCAATCCTATGTCACCTCGCATTTTTTAATACATGCAACACTTAATTCTGAAGATTCTATTATATTTGAAATGGGAAGAACACATTAAATAACGTAAACTTTACAATCTTAACCTAGGTTCGGACATTTAATAGAATAATCATAATTAATCAAATATCCCCAGAACCTAAGCATGGTACTTCTTCTGTAGCATCAATACCAATAACTGTATCATGTTTGTGCCTGAGGCAATTTTATTAAGCCAAGTAAGGGTAGTAGCGGTTTTCTCAGCAATATTTTTACCTGCACTACTAATTGCCTTACCAACATTTAAATCCGATATAGCAGTTGTTAAAACATCTATTAAAGTTGCAAGACTTAAGAATTTTAAATCTTTAATAGACTCAAACATTATTAAAGGTACTATCGCTACAGTCAATCTTGCCGCATCATTATAGTAAAACTTTTGAAAAAACACATCATTAGTTAATTTTTCGCCGGTGATATTTTCTATAACTTTATTACCACAATATGTTGATACCAATAAAGAAGCAAGACGCATTAATTTAACAGAAGTTGATGCATAAAACATTGGATCTTCATAAAATTCTAATTCTGGATTACGAAAATAAAAACAGATATAATCTAAAATCAGTGTGGCTATTGCCGAACACATAGCAGTACTCTTCCATCCATGATAGGTACTAATGTCTGATTCAATATTGTTAAAATCTATATCTTGATTGGTAAGTTTATTATATATTGCCTGAAGTTTTATTTGCGTATTCTTATCTTTTTCAGAATGTTTATATAGTAACTGAAAATATGGTTTAATTTCTTCAGCTGTAAATTTCTTATTCTCAATTAAAGCCGGTACAATTTTATCATGCAAAAATTTAATTAATTTATTTTGCATAAAATTTGTAACTTTACTTTGTTCTTCTACTACTCCTGCAGCTGCAGACCATCGCAAAGCCGCATATACAATTATACGATTAATAATATCATTATTTAATAAATCGATAGGCTGTAACCCTAAATTAGCAGCATATCTAAAACAAATCGCAGTTGTATTTACGGCATCATTAGCAAAGCTTGGAGTGTAATCAAATAAAAATTTAATATCTTCAGCATTTTCATTGTTATTTTCTAATACTTGAAACACATTATTATTAATCTCTTTAGTTTGTCTATTTGATAAGACCGTACCTGGAAAAGATAATAAAATTTGTAGCATCGCAAGGCTAGTGGTCGGTAAAGCACATAATTCATACCAAGGATCCTCTTCATCAATTACATACGAACGTAAAGCAATTACACCAGCTATAAGAGCAGCATAAGTAGCTGCTATTTTACCTGAATGGTTGCTAACTAAATCTGATTTTTCAGTTAACCAAGAAGCAATTTTATGATCTTCATTATATTTATCAGTAGCTTTTTCTATTCTAATAAGACTTTGCTCTAATGAATTAAGATAATTTGCAAAATTTAAATGAGCTTTTTTTACTATATTAAACTCGGTTTCATAAGAGGAAGATACATTTAAAGTATTTGTAAGTAATATTGCTTTAGCTATAAGCGATATAAAAAATACTCTCTCGTTAGAGGATATGCCATAGCATCGATTTCTTTGGCTGCTTTAATCAAGCTTTCAGATTGATCTAAATTATTTTTTAAAAATCCTTGGGCTTTAGTAACAAGGGTACTAAACTCTAGTGAATTTATATCCCCTATATTATCTAGCATAGAATCAATGATATTCTTGTTTTCTACTCCTATTAGCTCCTGTAGCTTCATACATAAAAAATGATCTCTGTTATTTATTTCTTTGAAACAATTTTCCCACTGAGAATCACCAATATTCTGATCTTGATACTTTCCGGTAGTAGCTGTTTTACTTAACATTGTTTCTAAATATTGAGTATAAATAAAACTTTGATCTAGTATCGTTAAATCTTTAAAATTTTTATCACAGAACCATATTTTCAATACCTCACCTAAATTAAAACTAGCAAGTGCTGTAGTAGTTTTCCATAATCTTACGCCTAAATTTGATATATCATTATAATATTTTATTATTACTTCTAGTTTATTACTCATAATTTCAATTAAATAAATATTAAAGTTAAAATAAAAAATATAAAAATCTCTTAATATTTATTCAAATCTTTTATATGTAATCATTTATAATTTTTAATTATTTTATTATGAGATAACATTAAAATCACACACGGGCAATGCCGGTTTATGATAAGAGAGAAGAGTATTGGGGTATAAAAGTTTTTAACCAAAAAACAATAGTTGTGGACATAACATATCCTTTTTTATCTTCTATTTACAACAGGATCTAATTAATGATATAAAAAATATCAAATCGTTTATATTATAATGAGAATACTAGTAACAGGAGCTAACGGCTTTATTGGATCATATATTACAGCTGAATTATTAAAGAATAATTATGAAGTAATATGCTGTGTTAGAGATGTTGAATCTACCAGGAAAAAATTCCCTACTGCAGAAGTGATATATTGTGATTTTAATATAGACCTAACCCCACAAAGCTGGATAAATAGATTAAATAATATAGATATAGTTATTAATGTATCAGGTGTATTAACGTCTAGTCATGCTAATGATATTGAAAATGTTCATGTCAATGGTCCAAAAGCTCTATTTAAGGCTTGTACCCTTACTAACGTAAAAAGAATTATTCATATTTCAGCTCTTGAAATAGATGATGAAGAAAACACTGCTTATGCTTTAACTAAAAAAGCAGCTGAAGCATAT
This window harbors:
- a CDS encoding glycosyltransferase family 25 protein, with the protein product MRQIKKYFFIISIIIICLLLIFIFLKTYQIGSAPLEEKDIKIFIVNLDRSTDRYNNISKQFDNNNLSYERFSAVDGYNLSITDTAGKRFTGLDVKNNPALLSLDNGYTVLCPSENINYFSDSKILNHNLTAGELGCYCSHREIWLKMVRENIPYALIIEDDAILNDDFRNKFLTMLKHLPTDWDLIYLFLSHSKNKIFYNIYNNPYLKKIGHGGYFNTTTGYLIHLKAAQKLLEYSKNFTLEIDNVMYQAFIHSEVQSYVTSHFLIHATLNSEDSIIFEMGRTH